Proteins encoded in a region of the Phoenix dactylifera cultivar Barhee BC4 unplaced genomic scaffold, palm_55x_up_171113_PBpolish2nd_filt_p 000860F, whole genome shotgun sequence genome:
- the LOC120107424 gene encoding transcription factor LAF1-like — protein MRCKTCEKPKVSYRKGLWSPDEDQKLRDYILKHGHGCWSTVSAKAGLQRNGKSCRLRWINYLRPGLKRGIFSAEEEETVIKLHAILGNKWSQIAMHLPGRTDNEVKNYWNSYLKKKVVKLEGSNSHASTTKSQDSANQSPEMRQISESLEPLEPPMQGSIDHDSFEGTQLPPFPKVLFADWLSMDHTTSQSLLNSNAGMNCQLDSNSNADVFQYGSFQVDDPPSSDFLHGFGDSSICGEFQLQFEHGGQILGGACYNYLSMDDNGVSFT, from the exons ATGAGATGCAAGACATGCGAGAAACCAAAGGTAAGCTATCGGAAGGGGTTGTGGTCGCCGGATGAGGACCAGAAGCTGAGGGATTACATCCTCAAGCATGGCCATGGCTGCTGGAGCACTGTTTCTGCCAAAGCCG gCTTACAACGAAATGGAAAGAGCTGCAGATTGAGGTGGATCAACTACCTGAGGCCAGGACTAAAGCGTGGCATTTTCTCCGCTGAGGAAGAGGAAACAGTTATAAAGCTTCACGCCATATTGGGCAACAA GTGGTCTCAGATAGCGATGCACCTACCGGGAAGAACGGATAATGAAGTGAAGAACTACTGGAACTCCTACCTTAAGAAGAAGGTTGTAAAGTTAGAGGGATCAAATTCTCATGCCTCAACAACCAAATCTCAAGACTCAGCTAACCAAAGCCCAGAGATGAGGCAGATTTCTGAATCTCTTGAGCCACTGGAGCCACCCATGCAAGGTAGTATCGACCATGATTCTTTTGAAGGGACACAACTTCCGCCCTTTCCCAAAGTTCTGTTTGCAGATTGGTTATCCATGGACCATACCACCAGCCAGAGCTTGCTAAACTCGAATGCTGGAATGAATTGCCAACTGGACTCCAATTCGAATGCTGATGTTTTCCAGTATGGTTCATTTCAAGTTGATGATCCACCTAGCAGTGATTTTCTTCATGGATTTGGAGACAGCAGCATCTGTGGGGAGTTTCAGTTACAGTTTGAGCATGGAGGTCAGATCCTGGGAGGTGCATGTTACAATTATCTGTCCATGGATGATAATGGGGTTAGTTTTACTTGA